From a region of the Lactuca sativa cultivar Salinas chromosome 4, Lsat_Salinas_v11, whole genome shotgun sequence genome:
- the LOC111914633 gene encoding callose synthase 7 has translation MASTSGTKDVGPPRSLSRRSSAMIDPYADDNSIVDSELVPSSLASVAPILRVANEIEKANPRVAYLCRFHAFEKAHRMDSKSTGRGVRQFKTYLLHRLQKEEKETKPRLANSDPKEIQKYYQNFYEKNIRDGQDTKKPEEMAKIIQIATVLYDVLRTVVLPSTKIEDETQRYAKDVEEKKEQYEHYNILPLYAVGVKPAIMELPEIKAALRALRNVDNLPLLRKPGDRDKSVIDILEWLSLIFGFQKGNVANQREHLILLLANIDTRSKSVEDYEQLDGYTVQQLMDKTFKNYTSWCDYLHCKSNLKFEPDADRQQLELLYIGLYLLIWGEASNIRFMPECLCYIFHNMANEIHGILFGNVESVSGARYQPEAVEEESFLQDVVSPIYEVMRKEARRNRGGKASHSSWRNYDDLNEYFWSDKCFKLGWPMDPTSDFFVNSNDELLQNDEHFKVISGKKKPKTNFVEVRTFLHLYRSFDRMWMFLILCFQAMVIVAWHGDGSIFGIFDDGVFESILSMFITSAVLNFFQAGLDIILSFNAWRSLKRTQILRYLLKFTIAAFWVVILPIGYSRSVSNPTGVVKFFSTLGGNGRDESLYNYLVAIYLAPTILSALLFMFPPLRRSMERSNWRVAVLLMWWAQPKLYVGRGMHEGMFSLLKYTLFWILLLLSKFAFSYYVEILPLVAPTKTIMNMSVSKYEWHEFFPNVTHNIGVVISIWGPIVMIYFMDAQIWYAIFATIIGGIYGAFSHLGEIRTLGMLRSRFDSVPSAFYERLVPMQKEEHKRDPLENDSLVRKNIAKFSQVWNEFIFSLRMEDLISNSERDLLLVPYTTSVVPVIQWPPFLLASKIPIALDMAKDFKGKEDADLFRKISNDDYMHSAVIECYQTLKGILYGILDDDGDKMIIRHICNEIDTSIQTRLFLSKFRMSGLPSLNDKLEKFLSHLLTEYDNAEKYTSQIINVLQDLMEVITQDVMINGHEILESVHSHLQDNDKKERFVRINLRLTRVKSWKEKVVRLHLLMTVKESAINVPMNLEARRRITFFTNSLYMKMPNAPKVHNMLSFSVLTPYYKEDVLYSEEELHLENEDGISILFYLQKIYPDEWKNFEERIRNPKLKATEKDRTEATRQWVSYRGQTLSRTVRGMMYYKEALELQCFLDSADDSEIFSGYRTVDMNKDHRVLLKERAQALADLKFTYVVSCQIYGAQKKSSDNRDQSCYANILNLMLTYPSLRVAYIDEREDTINGKSQKVYYSVLVKGGDKLDEEIYRIKLPGPPTEIGEGKPENQNHAIIFTRGEALQTIDMNQDNYFEEAFKMRNILEEFHRVHHGDRRPTILGLREHIFTGSVSSLAWFMSNQETSFVTIGQRVLADPLRVRFHYGHPDIFDRIFHITRGGISKASKIINLSEDIFSGYNSTLRGGYVTHHEYIQVGKGRDVGMNQISQFEAKVANGNGEQTLSRDVYRLGRRFDFFRMLSFYYTTIGFYFSSMVTVLVVYVFLYGRMYMVLSGLEKKIVENATVKNNRALEEALATQSVFQLGLLLVLPMAMEVGLESGFRRALGDFIIMQLQLASVFFTFQLGTKVHYYGKTILHGGSKYRATGRGFVIFHAKFAENYRLYSRSHFVKGLELAMLLVIYQVYGDTYRSSNLYLFITFSMWFLVASWLFAPFVFNPSGFDWQKTVEDWTDWKRWMGDRGGIGIPPDKSWESWWDSEQEHLRHTNIRGRILEIVLAIRFFIYQYGLVYHLNIARGSQSILVYGLSWLVMITALLGLKLVSMGRRRFGTDFQLMFRILKALLFLGFLSIMTVLFVVCSLTLSDIFAAFLAFLPTGWAFLLIGQACRPCVKGIGFWGSIMELGRAYECVMGLVIFMPIVILSWFPFVSEFQTRLLFNQAFSRGLQISMILAGKKDKTQSA, from the exons ATGGCAAGCACGAGTGGGACGAAAGATGTTGGGCCACCGAGGTCGCTGTCAAGGAGGAGTTCCGCCATGATTGATCCATATGCGGACGACAACTCTATCGTTGACAGTGAGCTCGTGCCATCGTCACTTGCTTCTGTTGCTCCAATCCTTCGTGTTGCTAATGAAATCGAGAAGGCTAACCCCAGAGTTGCTTACTTGT GTCGGTTTCATGCATTTGAGAAGGCACACAGGATGGACTCTAAATCTACAGGACGTGGTGTTCGCCAATTTAAGACCTACCTGCTACATAGACTTCAGAAG GAAGAAAAAGAGACAAAACCCCGATTAGCAAACAGTGATCCTAAGGAAATACAGAAATACTACCAAAACTTCTATGAGAAAAACATCAGAGATGGTCAAGATACAAAGAAACC TGAGGAGATGGCTAAGATTATTCAGATTGCAACGGTCTTGTATGATGTATTGAGGACAGTGGTACTACCTTCTACAAAAATTGAAGATGAG ACTCAAAGATATGCAAAAGATGTAGAAGAGAAAAAGGAACAAtatgagcactacaacattcttCCTTTATATGCTGTTGGGGTTAAACCTGCAATTATGGAGCTTCCTGAG aTTAAAGCGGCTCTTCGAGCTCTTCGTAATGTGGATAATCTTCCACTTCTTAGAAAGCCTGGGGATAGGGACAAATCTGTTATTGATATACTCGAATGGCTATCTTTAATTTTTGGGTTTCAG AAAGGAAATGTTGCAAATCAGAGGGAACACTTAATCTTGCTGCTTGCAAATATTGATACAAGATCAAAGAGTGTTGAAGATTATGAACAG TTGGATGGCTACACTGTACAACAATTAATGGATAAAACATTCAAGAACTATACTTCATGGTGTGATTATTTGCACTGCAAATCAAACCTCAA GTTTGAACCTGATGCTGATAGGCAGCAGTTAGAGCTTCTTTACATTGGACTCTATCTGCTTATTTGGGGTGAAGCTTCAAATATCCGCTTCATGCCTGAATGTCTTTGCTATATTTTCCATAAT ATGGCGAATGAAATTCATGGAATTTTGTTTGGTAATGTTGAATCTGTAAGTGGGGCCAGATATCAACCTGAAGCAGTTGAAGAAGAATCGTTTCTGCAAGATGTTGTGTCCCCTATTTATGAAGTTATGCGTAAG GAAGCCAGGAGAAATCGAGGTGGCAAAGCAAGCCATTCTTCTTGGAGAAACTATGATGATCTCAATGAGTACTTTTG GTCTGACAAATGCTTCAAATTAGGATGGCCAATGGACCCCACATCTGACTTTTTTGTCAACTCTAACGATGAATTGCTACAAAATGAT GAACACTTTAAAGTCATATCTGGAAAGAAGAAGCCTAAAACAAATTTTGTTGAAGTGCGAACATTTTTGCACCTTTACAGAAGTTTTGATCGGATGTGGATGTTTCTTATATTATGTTTTCAG gCTATGGTAATTGTTGCATGGCATGGAGACGGATCAATATTTGGCATATTTGATGATGGTGTTTTTGAGAGTATTTTGAGCATGTTCATTACATCTGCTGTCCTCAACTTTTTCCAAG CTGGTTTAGATATAATTCTTAGCTTCAATGCTTGGAGGAGTTTAAAACGTACTCAGATACTTCGCTACCTTCTTAAATTTACAATTGCTGCCTTTTGGGTGGTGATATTACCCATTGGTTATTCAAGATCTGTTTCAAATCCAACTGGGGTTGTTAAGTTTTTCAGTACTCTTGGAGGAAATGGGAGGGATGAGTCGCTTTATAACTATCTTGTTGCAATTTATTTGGCACCCACCATTTTGTCTGCATTGCTATTTATGTTCCCACCCTTGCGGAGATCCATGGAGCGCTCCAACTGGCGTGTAGCTGTCCTTCTAATGTGGTGGGCCCAG CCAAAGCTGTATGTTGGTAGAGGGATGCATGAGGGCATGTTTTCCCTTTTGAA GTATACACTGTTTTGGATTCTTCTGCTACTAAGCAAGTTCGCATTCAGCTACTATGTGGAG ATATTGCCTCTGGTCGCACCAACAAAAACAATCATGAATATGTCAGTTAGCAAATATGAATGGCATGAATTCTTTCCTAATG TGACTCACAATATTGGGGTTGTCATTTCCATTTGGGGACCAATTGTCAtg ATTTATTTCATGGATGCACAAATTTGGTATGCAATATTTGCTACTATTATTGGTGGAATCTATGGAGCCTTTAGTCACTTGGGTGAG ATTCGGACACTTGGAATGCTGCGTTCCCGATTTGATTCAGTTCCATCAGCTTTCTATGAACGCCTTGTACCGATGCAAAAAGAAGAACATAAAAGAGACCCTTtg GAGAATGATTCATTGGTGAGGAAAAACATAGCAAAATTTTCACAAGTGTGGAATGAGTTCATATTTTCGTTGCGGATGGAGGACTTGATCAGCAACAG TGAGAGAGATCTACTGCTTGTACCATATACAACAAGTGTTGTCCCAGTTATCCAATGGCCACCTTTCCTGCTTGCTAGCAAG ATCCCAATTGCATTAGACATGGCCAAAGATTTTAAAGGAAAGGAAGATGCAGACCTCTTTAGAAAGATCAGTAATGATGACTATATGCATTCAGCAGTTATCGAGTGCTACCAAACATTAAAGGGAATATTATATGGTATTCTTGATGATGATGGGGATAAAAT GATCATACGTCATATATGCAATGAAATTGATACTAGCATCCAAACACGATTGTTCTTAAGTAAATTTCGGATGAGTGGATTGCCATCACTCAATGATAAGTTGGAGAAATTCTTAAGCCATCTG CTAACAGAGTATGATAATGCTGAGAAATATACATCCCAAATTATTAATGTCCTTCAAGATCTTATGGAGGTTATTACACAAGATGTTATGATTAATGGACACGA AATACTTGAAAGTGTTCATTCTCATCTTCAGGACAATGACAAAAAGGAGAGATTTGTACGGATTAATCTCAGGCTCACTCGCGTTAAATCTTGGAAGGAGAAG gtAGTGAGACTCCATTTGCTTATGACTGTTAAGGAATCTGCAATTAACGTGCCTATGAATTTGGAGGCTCGTAGACGTATCACTTTCTTTACAAACTCCTTGTATATGAAGATGCCAAACGCCCCAAAAGTTCACAATATGCTGTCATTTAG TGTATTGACTCCTTACTATAAAGAAGATGTTCTGTATTCCGAGGAGGAGCTTCATTTGGAAAACGAAGATGGAATTTCAATCTTATTTTATCTTCAAAAGATATATCCAG ATGAATGGAAGAACTTTGAAGAGCGAATTAGAAATCCAAAACTAAAAGCCACTGAAAAAGACAGAACAGAAGCAACACGTCAATGGGTTTCTTACAGGGGGCAAACACTTTCAAGAACAG tgaGAGGGATGATGTACTACAAAGAAGCTCTTGAACTTCAATGCTTCCTAGACTCTGCTGATGACAGTG AGATTTTTAGTGGCTACAGAACAGTTGATATGAATAAAGACCACAGGGTTCTTCTCAAAGAACGTGCACAAGCATTGGCAGATCTGAAGTTCACATATGTTGTTTCTTGCCAGATTTATGGTGCTCAAAAGAAATCAAGTGATAATAGAGATCAAAGTTGCTATGCTAACATACTCAATCTAATGCTTAC GTATCCATCTTTACGTGTGGCTTATATAGACGAGAGAGAAGATACCATCAATGGGAAATCCCAAAAGGTTTACTACTCTGTTCTTGTCAAGGGTGGGGATAAACTAGATGAG GAAATATATCGGATCAAGCTTCCGGGCCCGCCTACAGAAATTGGTGAAGGAAAACCCGAAAACCAAAACCATGCGATTATTTTCACTCGTGGGGAAGCCCTTCAAACCATTGACATGAATCAG GACAATTACTTTGAGGAAGCTTTCAAAATGAGAAATATTTTGGAGGAATTCCATAGAGTTCATCATGGTGATCGAAGACCAACAATACTAGGATTGAGGGAACACATTTTCACTGGAAG TGTGTCATCTCTTGCTTGGTTCATGTCCAATCAAGAGACAAGTTTTGTAACAATTGGACAAAGGGTTTTGGCAGACCCTCTGAG GGTGAGGTTTCATTATGGCCACCCTGACATATTTGACAGAATATTCCACATAACAAGGGGTGGTATAAGTAAAGCTTCAAAAATCATCAACTTGAGTGAGGACATATTTTCAGGTTACAAttcaactttacgtgggggatacgTGACACATCATGAATACATCCAAGTAGGCAAAGGTAGAGATGTTGGTATGAATCAAATATCTCAATTTGAGGCAAAAGTTGCAAATGGAAATGGTGAACAGACACTTAGCCGTGATGTTTATCGCCTTGGTCGCCGCTTTGACTTTTTTAGAATGTTGTCATTCTACTACACCACAATCGGTTTCTACTTTAGCAGCATG GTAACTGTACTTGTTGTTTACGTGTTCCTATACGGAAGAATGTACATGGTTTTGAGTGGACTAGAAAAGAAAATTGTAGAAAATGCAACTGTTAAAAACAATAGAGCCCTGGAAGAGGCGTTAGCAACCCAATCCGTGTTTCAACTAGGGTTACTTTTGGTACTTCCCATGGCAATGGAAGTAGGTCTGGAAAGTGGATTCCGAAGAGCCCTAGGCGATTTCATCATCATGCAACTTCAATTAGCCTCCGTATTTTTCACTTTCCAACTCGGAACAAAAGTTCACTACTACGGGAAAACAATTCTACACGGAGGTTCAAAATATCGCGCTACAGGTCGTGGATTTGTCATCTTCCATGCGAAATTTGCTGAAAATTACAGACTATATTCGCGGAGTCACTTCGTGAAAGGATTGGAATTGGCGATGTTATTGGTTATCTATCAAGTTTATGGGGATACATACCGTAGTTCGAATTTGTATCTGTTTATAACCTTTTCGATGTGGTTCTTGGTGGCATCCTGGTTGTTTGCTCCTTTTGTTTTCAATCCTTCCGGATTTGACTGGCAGAAGACGGTGGAAGATTGGACGGATTGGAAACGGTGGATGGGGGATCGCGGCGGAATCGGAATCCCACCGGATAAAAGTTGGGAATCCTGGTGGGATTCGGAACAGGAACATTTAAGACATACAAATATACGAGGGAGAATTTTGGAAATTGTACTTGCAATTCGGTTCTTTATTTACCAATATGGACTTGTGTATCACCTTAACATAGCTCGTGGCAGCCAAAGTATACTG GTTTATGGGCTTTCTTGGTTGGTCATGATAACTGCTCTTCTAGGGTTAAAG